The Solirubrobacterales bacterium genome contains a region encoding:
- a CDS encoding LemA family protein, whose amino-acid sequence MIALIVIAVIVVILIIYVVATYNGLISLRNRVEEAFSDIDTQLKRRHDLIPNLVETVKGYAAHERQTFDSVTQARTNAVNASGPQASAAAEGILGQALGRLFAVAEAYPDLKANQNFLQLQNELTDTEDKIQASRRFYNMNVRDLNIKIQQFPSSIIANFAKVDEHEFFELEDPAEKEVPSVAFGDNSAAANSPAPGVIPATPAPAAPPAAPPAAPPSTEPPAGGEGSTPPGPPTA is encoded by the coding sequence ATGATCGCACTGATCGTTATCGCCGTAATCGTCGTCATTCTGATCATCTATGTGGTCGCGACCTACAACGGCTTGATTTCGCTGCGTAACCGTGTCGAAGAGGCATTCTCCGACATCGACACCCAGCTCAAGCGTCGTCACGACTTGATCCCCAACCTCGTCGAGACCGTCAAGGGCTACGCCGCACACGAGCGCCAGACCTTCGACTCGGTCACGCAGGCGCGCACCAACGCCGTCAACGCGTCGGGCCCGCAGGCATCGGCCGCCGCGGAAGGCATTCTCGGCCAGGCACTTGGCCGCCTGTTCGCGGTTGCAGAGGCCTACCCAGACCTCAAGGCAAACCAGAACTTCCTGCAGCTGCAGAACGAGCTGACCGACACCGAGGACAAGATCCAGGCCAGCCGTCGGTTTTACAACATGAACGTCCGCGATCTGAACATCAAGATTCAGCAGTTCCCGAGCAGCATCATTGCCAACTTCGCGAAGGTCGACGAGCACGAGTTCTTCGAGCTCGAGGACCCGGCCGAGAAGGAGGTCCCGAGCGTTGCGTTCGGCGACAACAGCGCCGCCGCGAACTCTCCTGCGCCCGGCGTGATTCCGGCAACCCCGGCCCCGGCCGCCCCGCCAGCAGCTCCGCCCGCCGCGCCGCCGTCAACCGAGCCGCCTGCTGGTGGCGAAGGTTCGACGCCTCCTGGCCCGCCGACCGCGTAG